The Macaca fascicularis isolate 582-1 chromosome 12, T2T-MFA8v1.1 genome has a segment encoding these proteins:
- the VIL1 gene encoding villin-1, with the protein MTKLSAQVKGSLNITTPGLQIWRIEAMQMVPVPSSTFGSFFDGDCYIILAIHKTASNLSYDIHYWIGQDSSLDEQGAAAIYTTQMDDFLKGRAVQHREVQGNESEAFRGYFKQGLVIRKGGVASGMNHVETNSYDVQRLLHVKGKRNVVAGEVEMSWKSFNRGDVFLLDLGKLIIQWNGPESNRMERLRGMTLAKEIRDQERGGRTYVGVVDGENESASPKLMEVMNHVLGKRGELKAAVPDTVVEPALKAALKLYHVSDAEGNLVVREVATRPLTQDLLSHEDCYILDQGGLKIYVWKGKKANEQEKKGAMSHALNFIKAKQYPPSTQVEVQNDGAESAVFQQLFQKWTASNRTSGLGKTHTVGSVAKVEQVKFDATSMHVKPQVAAQQKMVDDGSGEVQVWRIENLELVPVDSKWLGHFYGGDCYLLLYTYLIGNKQHYLLYIWQGSQASQDEITASAYQAVILDQKYNGEPVQIRVPMGKEPPHLMSIFKGRMVVYQGGTSRANNLEPGPSTRLFQVQGTGANNTKAFEVPARANFLNSNDVFVLKTQSCCYLWCGKGCSGDEREMAKMVADTISRTEKQVVVEGQEPANFWMALGGKAPYANTKRLQEENLVITPRLFECSNQTGRFLATEIPDFNQDDLEEDDVFLLDVWDQVFFWIGKHANEEEKKAAAITAQEYLKTHPSGRDPETPIIVVKQGYEPPTFTGWFLAWDPFKWSNAKSYEDLKVELGNSRDWSQITAEVTSSKVDVFNANSNLSSGSRPIFPLEQLVNKPVEELPEGVDPSRKEEHLSIEDFTQAFGMTPAAFSALPRWKQQNLKKEKGLF; encoded by the exons GCCATGCAGATGGTGCCTGTTCCTTCCAGCACCTTTGGGAGCTTCTTCGATGGTGACTGCTACATCATCCTGGCT ATCCACAAGACAGCCAGCAACCTGTCCTATGACATCCACTACTGGATTGGCCAGGACTCATCCCTGGATGAGCAGGGGGCAGCTGCCATCTACACCACACAAATGGATGACTTCTTGAAGGGCCGGGCTGTGCAGCACCGCGAGGTCCAGGGCAACGAGAGCGAGGCCTTCCGAGGCTACTTCAAGCAAGGCCTTGT GATCCGGAAAGGAGGCGTGGCTTCTGGCATGAATCACGTGGAGACCAACTCCTATGATGTCCAGAGGCTGCTGCATGTCAAGGGCAAGAGGAACGTGGTAGCTGGAGAG GTAGAGATGTCCTGGAAGAGTTTCAACCGAGGGGATGTTTTCCTCCTGGACCTCGGGAAGCTTATCATCCAGTGGAATGGACCTGAAAGTAACCGCATGGAGAGACTCAGG GGCATGACTCTGGCCAAAGAGATCCGAGACCAGGAGCGGGGAGGGCGCACCTATGTAGGCGTGGTGGACGGAGAGAATGAATCGGCATCCCCGAAGCTGATGGAGGTGATGAACCATGTGCTGGGCAAGCGCGGGGAGCTGAAGGCAGCTGTGCCCGACACAGTGGTGGAGCCGGCACTCAAGGCTGCACTCAAACTGTACCA TGTGTCTGACGCTGAGGGGAATCTGGTGGTGAGGGAAGTCGCCACACGGCCGCTGACGCAGGACCTGCTCAGTCACGAG GACTGTTACATCCTGGACCAGGGGGGCCTGAAGATCTACGTatggaaggggaagaaagccaATGAGCAAGAGAAGAAGGGAGCCATGAGCCATGCGCTG AACTTCATCAAAGCCAAGCAGTACCCACCAAGCACACAGGTGGAGGTGCAGAATGATGGGGCTGAGTCGGCCGTCTTTCAGCAGCTATTCCAGAAGTGGACAGCATCCAACCGGACTTCAGGCCTGGGCAAAACCCACACTGTGGGCTCCGTGG CCAAAGTGGAACAGGTGAAGTTTGATGCCACATCCATGCATGTCAAGCCTCAGGTGGCTGCCCAGCAGAAGATGGTAGATGATGGGAGTGGGGAAGTGCAG GTGTGGCGCATTGAGAACCTAGAGCTGGTACCTGTGGATTCCAAGTGGCTAGGCCACTTCTATGGGGGTGACTGCTACCTGCTGCTCTACACCTACCTCATCGGAAACAAGCAGCACTACCTGCTCTACATCTGGCAG GGCAGCCAGGCCAGCCAAGATGAAATTACAGCATCAGCTTATCAAGCCGTCATCCTGGACCAGAAGTACAATGGTGAACCAGTCCAGATCCGGGTCCCAATGGGCAAGGAGCCGCCTCATCTTATGTCCATCTTCAAGGGACGCATGGTGGTATACCAG GGAGGCACCTCCCGAGCTAACAACTTGGAGCCTGGGCCCTCCACACGACTGTTCCAGGTCCAGGGAACGGGTGCCAACAACACAAAGGCCTTTGAGGTCCCAGCGCGGGCCAATTTCCTCAATTCCAATGATGTCTTTGTCCTCAAGACCCAGTCCTGCTGCTACCTATGGTGTGGGAAG GGCTGTAGCGGAGACGAGCGGGAGATGGCCAAGATGGTTGCTGACACCATCTCCCGGACGGAGAAGCAAGTGGTGGTGGAAGGGCAGGAGCCAGCCAACTTCTGGATGGCCCTGGGCGGGAAGGCCCCCTATGCCAACACCAAGAG ACTACAGGAAGAAAACCTGGTCATCACTCCCCGGCTCTTTGAATGTTCCAACCAGACTGGGCGCTTCCTGGCCACAGAGATCCCTGACTTCAATCAGGATGACTTGGAAGAGGATGACGTGTTCCTACTAGATGTCTGGGACCAG GTCTTCTTCTGGATTGGGAAACATGCCaatgaggaggagaagaaggctGCAGCCATCACCGCGCAGGAATACCTCAAGACCCATCCCAGCGGGCGTGACCCCGAGACCCCCATCATTGTGGTGAAGCAGGGATACGAGCCCCCTACCTTCACAGGCTGGTTCCTGGCTTGGGATCCCTTTAAGTGGAGT AACGCCAAATCCTATGAGGACTTGAAGGTGGAGCTTGGCAACTCTAGGGACTGGAGCCAGATCACTGCT gaGGTCACAAGCTCGAAAGTGGACGTGTTCAATGCTAACAGCAACCTCAGTTCTGGGTCTCGGCCCATCTTCCCCCTCGAGCAGCTAGTGAACAAGCCTGTAGAGGAGCTCCCCGAGGGTGTGGATCCCAGCAGGAAGGAG GAGCACCTGTCCATTGAAGATTTCACTCAGGCCTTTGGGATGACTCCAGCTGCCTTCTCCGCTCTGCCTCGATGGAAGCAACAaaatctgaagaaagaaaaaggactaTTTTGA